In Pantoea cypripedii, the DNA window AACGCCGTACCGGCACCGGTCCGCGCCAGGCCAACCCCGGCCCACAGATTCGGACTGACTTCCAGCTTGTCACGACGGCCACCGTGCAGCGCCGCCATCCGTTGCTGGCCGACGGAATCGTAACGCGCGAACCCTGCCTGTGCTTTGGCGATGGTGGCGTCATCCAGATGAGAAATCAGCTGATCGGCTGCCCGCCACGCTTCTTCGTTGGTTTCACGCACGATAACGTGCAAACGAATGCCAAAACGTACTTTGCGGCCCTGCGCCTCGGCTTTGGCACGTACCTGGGCAATTTTCTCTTTCACCAGTGCCGGTGGTTCACCCCAGGTGAGATAGACATCAACCTGTTCCGCGGCCAAATCCTGCGCGGCATCGGAGGAGCCACCAAACCACAACGGTGGGCGCGGTTGTTGCACCGGTTTATACAGCAGGCGAGCACCGCGGACTTTGACGTGCTTGCCGTCATAATCGACGGTTTCGCCTTCCAGTACCCGACGCCAGATACGGGTAAACTCAGCGGACTCAACGTAACGCTCGCGGTGATCATGAAACACGCCGTCACCCTCCAGTTCTTCCGGGTCGCCACCGGTCACCAGGTTAAACAACACGCGACCATTGGAGAGGCGATCGAGGGTTGCTGCCTGACGCGCGGCCTGGGTGGGAGAAATCACCCCTGGGCGCAGTGCCACCAGAAAACGCAGACGCTGCGTGACCGGAATCAGTGACGCCGCGACCAGCCAGGCGTCTTCACAGGAGCGCCCGGTCGGAATCAGGACGCCACCAAAACCAAGGCGGTCGGCAGCCTGCGCCACCTGTTGCAGATAAGCATGATCAACCGCACGTGCCCCTTCGGCCGTGCCGAGATAGCGGCCATCACCGTGAGTAGGAAGAAACCAGAATACGGATACGCTCATTGTTGACTCCTTAAGGCTGGGCGGACTGTGGTTGCCAGATGCGATCGGCGATGTTGACTTTTACCGGCATCAAATGATTGGCATAAAACAGGTCAGCGGTTTGCTGTTGGGCCTGCGCCGTATGGGCGCTGACCGGCGTAATGGTGGTGGGTGGACGATGATCGAGATAGCTGGCAATGACCGGCCTGGACAAACCCATCGCCTGCGCCAGCAGGTCAATACTTTGATCGCGCTGGCTACGCGTCAGGGCATCGGCGTCACTGAAGGTTTGCAGCACCTGCTGCACAAAATTGCCATTAGCTTCGGTAAATTTACGGGTAGCGAGATAGAACGAGCCGGTTTGATTCAGCTTGCTGCCATCCGCCAGCACGCGCACATTGCCCTGCAGTAGCGCGGCAGAGTAATAGGGATCCCAGATTGCCCAGGCATCGACATCCCCCTGCTGAAAAGCGGCGCGCGCATCAGCGGGCGTCAGATAAGCAGGCTGGATATCTTTAAAGCTCAGACCGGCCTGCGCCAGCGCACGTAATAAAAGATTGTGCGAGCTGGAGCCTTTCTGAAACGCCACCTTATGACCTTTCAAGTCGGCCACGCTGTGGATCGGGCTATCTTTTGGCACCAGAATCACCTCGGCTTTTGGCTTCGGCGGTTCCGCACCGACATACAGCAAATCAGCACCTGCCGCCTGGGCAAAAATCGGCGGGATATCGCCGGTGCTGCCAAGGTCAATACTGCCGACATTCAATGCTTCCAGCATTTGCGGACCAGCAGG includes these proteins:
- the ssuD gene encoding FMNH2-dependent alkanesulfonate monooxygenase; protein product: MSVSVFWFLPTHGDGRYLGTAEGARAVDHAYLQQVAQAADRLGFGGVLIPTGRSCEDAWLVAASLIPVTQRLRFLVALRPGVISPTQAARQAATLDRLSNGRVLFNLVTGGDPEELEGDGVFHDHRERYVESAEFTRIWRRVLEGETVDYDGKHVKVRGARLLYKPVQQPRPPLWFGGSSDAAQDLAAEQVDVYLTWGEPPALVKEKIAQVRAKAEAQGRKVRFGIRLHVIVRETNEEAWRAADQLISHLDDATIAKAQAGFARYDSVGQQRMAALHGGRRDKLEVSPNLWAGVGLARTGAGTALVGDGPTVAARMQEYRDLGIETFILSGYPHLEEAYRVSELLFPHLDLDVPQIPQPRKIQPHGEVVGNDYMPQKVAQS
- a CDS encoding sulfonate ABC transporter substrate-binding protein — its product is MKRTLSRWLAALATVLTLNLSVHAAQAPAQFRIGYQKGSVSMVLAKSHQLLEQRFPHTQIQWIEFPAGPQMLEALNVGSIDLGSTGDIPPIFAQAAGADLLYVGAEPPKPKAEVILVPKDSPIHSVADLKGHKVAFQKGSSSHNLLLRALAQAGLSFKDIQPAYLTPADARAAFQQGDVDAWAIWDPYYSAALLQGNVRVLADGSKLNQTGSFYLATRKFTEANGNFVQQVLQTFSDADALTRSQRDQSIDLLAQAMGLSRPVIASYLDHRPPTTITPVSAHTAQAQQQTADLFYANHLMPVKVNIADRIWQPQSAQP